TGCGGGGCGCTCAATCTGGCCCAGGGATTCCCGGACTTTCCGGCGCCGCAGGTGATCAAGGACGCCGCGTGTGAGGCCATCCAGAGCGACATAAATCAGTACGCGATCACCTGGGGATCGCCGCGCTACCGCGACGCGCTGGTGCGCAAGTACCGCGAGTGGTACGGGATGGAGGTGAACGGCGAGCGCGAGATCACCGTCACCTGCGGGGCCACCGAGGCGATGGCGTCCATCATGCTGGCGGTCATCAACCCGGGCGACGAAGTGATCGTGCTGGAGCCCTTCTACGAGAACTACGGCCCGGACGCCATCCTGTGCGAGGCCACGCCCGTCTTCCATCGGCTGGAGCCGCCGGAGTTCCGGCTGGAAGCGGCAAGGCTCGAAGCCGACGTCACCCCACGCACGCGCGCCATCATCCTCAACTCGCCCAACAATCCCACCGGGCGCGTCTTCGACCGCGAGGAGCTGGAGGGGGTAGCGGACATCTGCCGGCGCCACGACCTGCTCGCCTTCACGGACGAGATCTACGAGCACATCTACTACGAGGGCGAGCACATCCCGCTGGCCACCCTCCCGGACATGCGCGAGCGCACGGTCACCGTCTCCGGCGCCTCCAAGACCTACAGCGTGACCGGCTGGCGGCTGGGCACCATCGTGGCCCCGGCCGACCTGACCGACGAGATCCGCAAGGTGCACGACTTTCTGACCGTGGGCGCGCCGGCACCGCTGCAGGAGGGGGTCGCCACGGCGATGAACGCGCTCGGGCCCGAGTTCTACGAAGATCTGAAGCAGAGCTACCAGGCGAAGCGGGAAGTCCTGTACCAGGGGCTGCGCGAGGGCGGATTCCGGTGTTCTCCCCCGGAGGGCGCCTACTACATCATGGCCGATTTCTCGGATCTCTCCGATGAGGACGACGACACCTTCTCGCGCGCGCTGGGGCGCGATGCGGGGGTGATCCCGGTGCCGGGGTCGAGCTTCTTCAACGTGGAAGCCGGAGACAGTACCTACGTGCGCTTCGTCTTCTGCAAGCGCATCGCCAGCCTGGAGACGGCGAGCGAGCGGTTGAGGGCGTACGCGCGGGCGGGGGCGTAGGGGGCGCGGAAAGCCGCTGTGTGACGGGATGCGGTGATCGGATGGGTGCATATTGTCATTCTAATTGACAATCTGCACCGAGATGGCCACGCTTCATGGGGCATCCGCTCGGATGCCCATCATCGAATCATGAGGCCTGTGTCGAAACCGGAGATTCCAGGTGCCTTCCGTCGAGCATGAGCCGCCGTTCATCGAGCGCGATCTGGCAGCACCTCTGCGCGAGCGGCTGCGCCACTATCCGGTCGTCACCGTCACCGGCCCCCGGCAATCGGGCAAGACCACGCTTTGCCGCACGCTGCTCGCCGACCGGCCGTACGTCTCTCTCGAGGGCATGGACGTGCGAGCCTACGCCCAGGAAGATCCACGCGGCTTCCTGCATGAGTACCGGGGCGGCGCCGTCATCGATGAAGTGCAGCGGGCGCCCGACCTGACTTCGTACCTGCAAGAGGAGGTCGACCGCGATCCCGCTCCCGGGCGTTTCGTGTTGACCGGTTCACAGCACTTCGGGCTGAGCGAGGCGGTGAGCCAGTCGCTCGCCGGAAGGGTCGGGGTGCTTCACCTGCTGCCCCTGGGATTCAACGAACTGGCCCGCTTCGGAGGACCGGCTCCGGAACTCCTGGATTGCCTCTGGACCGGTGCCTACCCGCGCATCCATCACCGGGGTATCCCCCCGGACGTGTGGCTGCGCGACTATTTCACCACCTACATCGAGCGCGATGTGCGGTCGCTGCGCAACGTCACCGACCTTGCGGCGTTCTCGGCATTCGTGCGCCTGGCGGCCGGACGCACCGCGACCGAAGTCAACCTGTCCGCGCTGGCCGGGGATGCGGGCGTCCGCCACAACACCGCCCGCGCGTGGCTGTCCGTTCTCGAGACGAGCTTCCTGGTCACCCAGGTTCCCGCGTTCCGGCGCAACCTGCGGAAGCGACAGATCAAGGCACCCAAGCTGCACTTCCTCGACTCCGGGCTCCTCTGTCACCTGCTGGGCATCAGATCCCCGGAGGAGCTGCGCCACCATCCGCTTCGCGGCCAGATCTTCGAGAGCTGGGTGGTGTCGGAGGTGTTCAAGACGATCACGCATCGGGGTCGGGAGCCCCGGCTGGGGCATTATCGAGCCCCGAGGATCGAGGTCGATCTCGTCGTGGACCGCGGGCTGCGGCTGATCCTCGTGGAAGCCAAGTCCGGGACGACCATGGTCCCGCGCTTCTTTGCCGGGTTGCGAGGTCTCGCCGCCTCTCTTGAGGAAGCCGGACAGAGCGTCGAGCAACGCCTCGTGTACGGCGGCGATTCCCGTCATCGCCGCAACGACACCGAGGTCTTTCCCTGGAACCGGATGCTGGAGGCGGAGTGGGGTTGAGCCCCCTGGACACGGCGAGCGAGCGGCTGCAGGCCTACGCGCGGGCCGGGGCGTAGGGGAAACGCCTACTCCGCCACCGCCCGCAGCGTCGCCAGCGGCTTCCGCCGCAGAACGCCGCGGCTGTTGGCGAACCCGGTGACCACGGTCAGAGCGACCACCACCAGCCACACGGCGGCGACGCGCCCGAGGGGCAGGTGGAAGTCGAGTTCGAAGAAGAACTCGACCAGCGCCCACGCGGAACACACACCGAGCAGCGCGCCCGTCAGCCCGGCGAGCACACCCAGGCTGGTGTATTCCGCGAGCAGGACCTGCCGCACGAGCGAGCGGCGCGCGCCCAGCGTCTTCAGGAGGGCGCTCTCGCGCATCCTCTGAAAACGGGACGTGGAGAGGGAGCCCACCAGCACCACCACGCCGGCGAGGGCGATGAAGAAGGCGAGGAAGCGGATGGCCCCGCCCACGCGGCCGAGGATGGTGTCGAGGGCCTCCTGGATGAGCGCGAGGTCGAGCACCGAGACGTTGGGGAGGCTGAGCACCAGGTTGCGCTGCATGCGCGCGCGGGCGTCCGGGTCGACGATGCGGGTGAGGCCCAGGTAGCTGCGCGGGGCCTGGTCGAAGACGCCGGGCTCGGCGACCACCAGGAAGTTGATGTCGAAGCGGTCCCAGTCGACGCGGCGCAGGTTCCTCACGGTGGTGGTCACGGGGACGCCCTGGACGTCCCATGTGATCCGGTCTCCGATCCCGACCCTGAGGTCGTCGGCCAGGTCGGCGTCGAGGGAGACGCCGTCGGGCGGGTCGCCGCCGTTATCGCCGTCGGGGGCCGTCCCCTCTCCCCACCAGCGGCCGGCCACCAGCTCCTCGGTGTCGGAGAGCTCGGCGCGCGAGGTGTTGCGGTAAAGGCGGCGCACCGCCCAGCGGGCCGGGCCGCCGTCCCTGCGGTCGCGCAGGATCTCCGCGGCCGGACGGCCGTTCAGGCTGGAGATGCGGGCCGGCACCACGGCGGTCAGGTCGACCGGGCCGCCCCCGGCCGCCGCCACCAATTCGGTCACGCCGTCCCGCTGGTCGGGCTGGACGTCGAAGAAGAGCAGATTGGGCTGTTCCTGCCCGCCGTCCACCGAGAGCGCGCGGCCCAGGCTGGCCTGCACCGCGAGCACGGTGGTGATGAGGAAGGCGCCCAGTCCGAGCGCGAGCATGACGGCCGCGGTCTGGTTCTGAGGCCGGAAGAGGTTGGCGACGCCCTGGCGGACGGCGTACGACGCGCGCGCGGGGAAGTACCGGCGGGTAAGGCGGGTCAAGGCAACCGCTGTGCCGTAGAGCAGCAGCAGGGCGGCGCTCAGGCCGCCCGCGAAGGCGAGGCCGTGCTCGGGCTCGGGGGCCTGCCACAGGCTGAGGAGCAACATCCCGCCGACCAGAGCGCCGAACGCGAACACGCGATCCAGCCGCGCCCGCGCCGTCACCTGCGGCTCGAAGTCGGCGCGCAGGGCCTGGAGGGGAGCGATGCCGCGGATGCGGAGAAGCGGGACGAGCGCGAACAGCGCGGCCGCCGCCATCCCGGTCACCATCCCCGCGACCACGGCCGTCCGGTCGACACGCGCCTCGATCGCCACGGGCAGCACATCGGCGATCAACAGGGGCAAAAGGCGCTGCAGCCCGATCCCACCCAGCACCCCCGCGACCGAGCCGACGAGCCCGAGCGCCACCGCCTGAAAAAGGTAGGCGTTGAAGACGCTCCGCTCGCGCGCGCCGATGCAGCGCAGCACCGCGACCGACGTGGTTTTCTCCTTCACGTACACGTGGATCGCGCTGGCCGCGCCGATGCCTCCGAGCAGCAGCGCGGTCAACCCCACGACCCGCAGGAACCAGGCGAGCATGCGCGTGCCCCGGGTGAGCCTCCGGGCCTGGTCCTGGGCGGTCACCGAGGTCACCGCCTGGTTGCGGAAGAAGCGCCAGTGGCGGCCCTCCAGATCCTCGGGGTCCTCTCCCGCGGGCATGCGCACATAGATGTGGTAGCGGGCGACGCTGCCGAACTCGAGCAGCCCGCTGGCGGCGAGGTCGCTCCGGGCGACGAACACGCGCGGCCCGATGGCGCTCTGGAAGCCGATGTCGGTGGGCAGCCCGCGCACCGTGCCCAGAATGACGAAGGAGGAGGTGCCGACCTGCAGGGTGTCGCCGGCGCCCACCCCCAGCTGGATGGGGATGGCTTCGTCCACGATCGCGACCCCGGGCTCGCCCAGGCGCGACCAGATACCCGGAGGCGTGGTCTCCACCCGCCCGTAGAGCGGGAAGCCCCCCTCTACCCCCCGCACCTGGGTCAGCCGGGTGGCCCCGCTCCCCGGCGCGTACACCATGGACACCAGTCCGGTGACCCGGGAGAGGCGCCCCCCCTCGGCCACCACCGAGTCGGCGATGGCGCCCACGCTGTCCGAGATGGGCGCGTTCGAGCTGAGGCGCAGGTCGGCGCCCAGCAGGAGCTGCGACTCCTCGCGTATCGACCGGATCACGTCGCCGCTGAAGGAGTGCACCGCCACCAGCGCGGCGACCCCGAGCGCCACCGAGGCGGCATACGCCCCGATGCGGCGCATGCCCGCGCGGCCCTCCCTCCAGGCGAGCCGTAGCGAGAAGGGAATCACTCCGCCTCGCGGCGGTTCGGGTGATCCGGATGCCCGTTGCGGCGGTCCGACGTGATGCGCCCGTCCCGCAGGGTGATCACCCGCCTCGCGTGGGCGGCCAGCTCGAGATCGTGGGTCGCGAGCACGACGGTGGTGCGGCACTCGCGGTTGAGCTCCTCCATCAGCTCGACCACCACCGCTCCGGCCGCCGAGTCCAGGTTGCCCGTGGGCTCGTCCGCGAACAGCACCAGCGGCCGGTTGGCGAAGGCGCGGGCGAGAGCCACCCGCTGCTGCTCGCCGCCGGAGAGCTGCGCCGGGTAGTGGTGCATGCGTTCGGCGAGCCCCACCCGTTCGAGCAGCTCGCCGGCCCGCACGCGCGGCCTGGCCCTCGACCCGGGTCCGCGCCCGGCACTCCCCGCCGCCGTTGCGCGCGGGGCCAGCTCCAGCGGCACCATGACGTTCTCCAGCGCCGTGAGCGTGGGCAGCAGGTGGAAGGTCTGGAAGACAAAGCCTACCTTTTCCGCCCGGAACGCTGCGCGCTCGTCGGCGGTAAGGGCCGACAGCCGTTCGCCGCCCAGGCTGACCGAGCCCGTCGTTGGCGCATCGAGGCCGGCGAGCAGGCCCAGCAGGGTGGTCTTGCCGCTTCCCGAGGGACCCACGAGGGCGATAAAGTCTTCTTCGGGGACGCGCAGGTCGATGTCGCGCAAGACGACCAGCGAGCGGCTGCCGCGCCCGTACGCTTTGCTCACACCTTCGGCGACGATCATCATGTGGAGACGCCTGACGGCAATCGGCCTGCTCACGTTCCTGCCCGCGTGCGGGGGAGCAGAAGACCCCGGAGCGTTACGTTCGCCGGATCGGGAAGTTGCGGCAACGGACGCCGCCAGGGAGGCCGCCTCGTCGTCCTCGCCGGCTGGGTCACAATCCGCCGTCTCTACGACAGACATCTCGCGCGAGCGCGGTGTTGTCCTCTTCCTGGGCACGAGCCTCACCGAGGGCTACGGCCTGGGCAACGCACAGGAACACGCTTTCCCCGCGAGGGTCCAGGCGCGCATCGACCGGGCCGCACTACCCTTCCGGGTGGTTAACGCGGGCGTCGGCGGCGACACCAGCGCGGGAGGCTTGCGGCGTCTCGAGTGGCTGCTGCGCATGCCGGTGCGCGTGCTCGTGATCGAGCTGGGCGCCAACGACGGCCTGCGGGGGCAGGATGTCGATGCCCTGCGCGGCAACCTGCTGGCCGTCATTGGGCAGACCCGGGCCCGATATCCGGAGGTAGAGATCCTGCTGGCGGGCATGCAGGCGCCCCCCAATCTGGGTCAGCGCTACACCGAGAGCTTCAGGGCCGTCTTCCCCGAGGTGGCCCGCGAGGCGGAGGTCGCCCTCATCCCCTTCCTCCTGGAGGGCGTGGGCGGCATCCGCGAACTCAACCAGCCCGACGGCATCCACCCCTCGGTGGAGGGGCACGAGATCATCGCCGAAACCGTCTGGTCCAGTCTGGAGCCGGTGCTGCGGCGCATCGACGCCCGCTGACCGCGCTTTCCCTCCTCGCCCTCCTCGATCCCGGAGCCACACCATGGCGGTGAAGTTCTTCAGTTTCCTCGCGGTGGTCTTCATATCGCTGCTCGCCATCGGGCTCATTCTCCCCGGCACCTGGGAGGTCGAGCGCTCGCTGGAGATGCCCGCGGTCCCGGAGCAGGTGTTCGCCTACGTCAACGACGTGTCGCTCTGGGATGCGTGGACCGACTGGCCGGACGCCGCCGCGGAGCGCTTCGGCCCGCCAAGCGGAGTCGGAGCGGGGCGCAGCTGGAACGATCCGGAGTTCGGCGACGGCGTCTTCACCATCGTCGAGAGCGTCTCGGGGGAGCGGGTTGGCTACCGGGTCGAGGTAGAGGGCGGGTCGATGATCACCGAGGGGACCATCGACCTGGACCGCCTCGGCGACGGCACCCGCGTGACCTGGAGAGAAACCGGCGACTTCGGGTGGAATCCCATCCTGGGGTACGTGGCGCGCGCCATGGATCGGCTGCAGGGCCGGGAGATGGAGGTGGGGCTGGAACGGCTGCGTGACGCGAGTTCGCCGTGATCCGGGCTCTCTGACCGGCCGGCGTCAGTTGAGCTGGCGCGCTATCTCCAGCAGTTCGTCGTTGCCGCGCGTCCGCCCCATCAGGCCGAGCAGCTCCGTCATGGCCTCCGCCGGAGACTTGTGCGACAACTGGCGGCGGAAGGCACGCGAG
The genomic region above belongs to Gammaproteobacteria bacterium and contains:
- a CDS encoding aminotransferase class I/II-fold pyridoxal phosphate-dependent enzyme codes for the protein MTQKPRTARRTRLFTESVIREMTRVAQECGALNLAQGFPDFPAPQVIKDAACEAIQSDINQYAITWGSPRYRDALVRKYREWYGMEVNGEREITVTCGATEAMASIMLAVINPGDEVIVLEPFYENYGPDAILCEATPVFHRLEPPEFRLEAARLEADVTPRTRAIILNSPNNPTGRVFDREELEGVADICRRHDLLAFTDEIYEHIYYEGEHIPLATLPDMRERTVTVSGASKTYSVTGWRLGTIVAPADLTDEIRKVHDFLTVGAPAPLQEGVATAMNALGPEFYEDLKQSYQAKREVLYQGLREGGFRCSPPEGAYYIMADFSDLSDEDDDTFSRALGRDAGVIPVPGSSFFNVEAGDSTYVRFVFCKRIASLETASERLRAYARAGA
- a CDS encoding ATP-binding protein; the protein is MPSVEHEPPFIERDLAAPLRERLRHYPVVTVTGPRQSGKTTLCRTLLADRPYVSLEGMDVRAYAQEDPRGFLHEYRGGAVIDEVQRAPDLTSYLQEEVDRDPAPGRFVLTGSQHFGLSEAVSQSLAGRVGVLHLLPLGFNELARFGGPAPELLDCLWTGAYPRIHHRGIPPDVWLRDYFTTYIERDVRSLRNVTDLAAFSAFVRLAAGRTATEVNLSALAGDAGVRHNTARAWLSVLETSFLVTQVPAFRRNLRKRQIKAPKLHFLDSGLLCHLLGIRSPEELRHHPLRGQIFESWVVSEVFKTITHRGREPRLGHYRAPRIEVDLVVDRGLRLILVEAKSGTTMVPRFFAGLRGLAASLEEAGQSVEQRLVYGGDSRHRRNDTEVFPWNRMLEAEWG
- a CDS encoding FtsX-like permease family protein yields the protein MRRIGAYAASVALGVAALVAVHSFSGDVIRSIREESQLLLGADLRLSSNAPISDSVGAIADSVVAEGGRLSRVTGLVSMVYAPGSGATRLTQVRGVEGGFPLYGRVETTPPGIWSRLGEPGVAIVDEAIPIQLGVGAGDTLQVGTSSFVILGTVRGLPTDIGFQSAIGPRVFVARSDLAASGLLEFGSVARYHIYVRMPAGEDPEDLEGRHWRFFRNQAVTSVTAQDQARRLTRGTRMLAWFLRVVGLTALLLGGIGAASAIHVYVKEKTTSVAVLRCIGARERSVFNAYLFQAVALGLVGSVAGVLGGIGLQRLLPLLIADVLPVAIEARVDRTAVVAGMVTGMAAAALFALVPLLRIRGIAPLQALRADFEPQVTARARLDRVFAFGALVGGMLLLSLWQAPEPEHGLAFAGGLSAALLLLYGTAVALTRLTRRYFPARASYAVRQGVANLFRPQNQTAAVMLALGLGAFLITTVLAVQASLGRALSVDGGQEQPNLLFFDVQPDQRDGVTELVAAAGGGPVDLTAVVPARISSLNGRPAAEILRDRRDGGPARWAVRRLYRNTSRAELSDTEELVAGRWWGEGTAPDGDNGGDPPDGVSLDADLADDLRVGIGDRITWDVQGVPVTTTVRNLRRVDWDRFDINFLVVAEPGVFDQAPRSYLGLTRIVDPDARARMQRNLVLSLPNVSVLDLALIQEALDTILGRVGGAIRFLAFFIALAGVVVLVGSLSTSRFQRMRESALLKTLGARRSLVRQVLLAEYTSLGVLAGLTGALLGVCSAWALVEFFFELDFHLPLGRVAAVWLVVVALTVVTGFANSRGVLRRKPLATLRAVAE
- a CDS encoding ABC transporter ATP-binding protein; translation: MMIVAEGVSKAYGRGSRSLVVLRDIDLRVPEEDFIALVGPSGSGKTTLLGLLAGLDAPTTGSVSLGGERLSALTADERAAFRAEKVGFVFQTFHLLPTLTALENVMVPLELAPRATAAGSAGRGPGSRARPRVRAGELLERVGLAERMHHYPAQLSGGEQQRVALARAFANRPLVLFADEPTGNLDSAAGAVVVELMEELNRECRTTVVLATHDLELAAHARRVITLRDGRITSDRRNGHPDHPNRREAE
- a CDS encoding arylesterase, with the protein product MWRRLTAIGLLTFLPACGGAEDPGALRSPDREVAATDAAREAASSSSPAGSQSAVSTTDISRERGVVLFLGTSLTEGYGLGNAQEHAFPARVQARIDRAALPFRVVNAGVGGDTSAGGLRRLEWLLRMPVRVLVIELGANDGLRGQDVDALRGNLLAVIGQTRARYPEVEILLAGMQAPPNLGQRYTESFRAVFPEVAREAEVALIPFLLEGVGGIRELNQPDGIHPSVEGHEIIAETVWSSLEPVLRRIDAR
- a CDS encoding SRPBCC family protein — its product is MAVKFFSFLAVVFISLLAIGLILPGTWEVERSLEMPAVPEQVFAYVNDVSLWDAWTDWPDAAAERFGPPSGVGAGRSWNDPEFGDGVFTIVESVSGERVGYRVEVEGGSMITEGTIDLDRLGDGTRVTWRETGDFGWNPILGYVARAMDRLQGREMEVGLERLRDASSP